Proteins from one Calonectris borealis chromosome 39, bCalBor7.hap1.2, whole genome shotgun sequence genomic window:
- the LOC142074647 gene encoding uncharacterized protein LOC142074647: MMPSPRGSSSWPHWASRLCAAPSQLWPPCTSRQLSTTPLRWSLSVTIGGFPAPRPCKPWRAASWSEPSAAHSGTAWAGPAPCARSPSCSSSWNALTAPSFSWRRRSPACRRPRAVMIPTCCCSKPASCSAASCVSHRMEERLLLLLEVHQNPAPQKDAKVWYLLRAHVLQLAAVHLSLAPARLSPELRQQVFVQGWKMPETALSEAHKLFCSIPLLLTGSDVLGCQATASDVQFVGYGEPVAHVDQNPTSPPERVELRACFSGRSSSGRLPVLPRRG, from the exons ATGATGCCTTCACCTCGTGGAAGCAGCTCCTGGCCACACTGGGCATCCCGGCTGTGCGCAGCCCCGAGCCAACTGTGGCCTCCCTGCACCTCCCGGCAGCTCTCCACAACCCCTCTGAGGTGGTCTCTGAGTGTAACCATTGGGGGGTTTCCTGCCCCCAGACCTTGCAAGCCGTGGAGAGCTGCCTCCTGGTCAGAGCCCTCTGCGGCGCACTCGGGGAcagcctgggcagggccagcGCCCTGTGCCAGGTCACCAAGCTGCTCTTCCAGCTGGAATGCCCTGACTGCGCCCAG CTTTTCTTGGAGGAGACGGAGTCCTGCCTGCAGAAGGCCGAGAGCAGTGATGATTCctacctgctgctgcagcaaacctGCCTCCTGCTCCGCAGCCAGCTGCGTCAGCCACCGG aTGGAAGAGCGTCTCCTCCTGTTGCTGGAGGTGCACCAGAACCCGGCTCCACAAAAAGACGCGAAGGTCTGGTACCTGCTGCGAGCCCACGTCCTTCAGCTGGCGGCCGTCCACCTGAGCCTTGCCCCTGCCCGCCTCTCACCGGAGCTCCGGCAGCAGGTCTTTGTGCAAG GGTGGAAGATGCCCGAGACGGCTCTCTCCGAAGCCCACAAGCTCTTCTGCAGCATCCCCCTCCTGCTGACGGGCAGCGACGTGCTGGGCTGTCAGGCGACAGCGTCCGATGTCCAGTTTGTGGGTTACGGTGAGCCGGTTGCTCATGTGGACCAAAACCCAACCAGTCCACCGGAAAGAGTCGAGCTCCGTGCCTGCTTCTCCGGGAGGAGCAGCTCCGGTCGCCTCCCTGTCCTCCCTCGCAGGGGATAG